A single region of the Cronobacter condimenti 1330 genome encodes:
- the yecR gene encoding YecR family lipoprotein, which produces MRKPMRKVILITALLALGGCTITKTPQIVGGSKVTGTVRLGISEQPLQHAKVDNYVAQSMANRQCQDWGYAVAEAYGAPVKTCSVITGTQCLNDSIVLEYQCRGYTINNHAASGW; this is translated from the coding sequence GTGAGAAAACCGATGCGCAAGGTCATTTTAATTACCGCGCTGCTCGCGCTGGGCGGTTGCACCATTACCAAAACGCCACAGATTGTTGGCGGCAGTAAAGTTACCGGCACCGTCAGGCTTGGGATCAGCGAACAGCCCCTGCAACATGCGAAGGTGGATAACTATGTGGCGCAGTCGATGGCGAACCGCCAGTGCCAGGACTGGGGATATGCTGTGGCCGAGGCCTATGGCGCGCCGGTGAAAACCTGTTCCGTCATTACCGGCACGCAGTGCCTAAACGACTCCATCGTGCTGGAGTATCAGTGCCGCGGTTACACCATTAATAACCACGCCGCAAGCGGCTGGTAA
- the ftnA gene encoding non-heme ferritin yields MLKPDMIEKLNEQMNLELYSSLLYQQMSAWCSYHSFEGAAAFLSRHAQEEMTHMQRLFNYLTDTGSFPRINAVPSPFADYASLDALFQATYEHEQLITRQINALAHVAMTTQDYPTFNFLQWYVAEQHEEEKLFKSVLDKLSLAGKSGEGLYFIDKELATLDAQA; encoded by the coding sequence ATGCTGAAGCCAGATATGATTGAAAAACTTAATGAGCAGATGAATCTTGAACTCTATTCTTCTCTGCTTTATCAGCAGATGAGCGCCTGGTGCAGCTACCATAGCTTTGAAGGGGCGGCGGCCTTTTTAAGCCGTCATGCGCAGGAAGAGATGACGCATATGCAGCGTCTTTTCAACTATCTGACCGATACTGGCAGTTTCCCGCGCATTAATGCGGTGCCGTCACCGTTTGCTGACTACGCCTCGCTGGATGCACTTTTCCAGGCAACCTACGAACATGAACAGCTCATTACCCGCCAGATTAATGCACTGGCGCATGTGGCGATGACAACTCAGGATTATCCAACGTTTAATTTCCTGCAATGGTACGTTGCAGAACAACACGAAGAAGAGAAACTGTTTAAATCGGTACTGGATAAACTGAGCCTGGCAGGTAAAAGCGGTGAAGGCCTTTACTTTATCGATAAAGAACTGGCGACCCTCGACGCGCAGGCCTGA